The genomic DNA AGATTTTTGCAATAGAAATTTCCTCCTTACATATCAAACAGTTTGGAACTAAGGTTATCTAATAAATCTTACAAACCCTTTGATAAAACTCAAGTCTTTCCGCTTCTGCCTCCCTAGATCATCAGGGTTGCAACCATAAGTACCAAGACTCAACTCTCCACATGGGCCTCCCCAGTTCCCTCACCACTACTTCTGCATTCTTGTACTTTGCTCCcacaatgaagaagaaataagGAAATCCCATGACCTCGTCACCTTTATGTCACAACCAATTCCGCAGCACTAAGTGCCAAAGATTGAAGGAACTTGTTGCCATAACAAAGGATCAAGGGGAAGAACCCCTTCAGGATCCTCCAATTCCTCCGGCATACGCAGTCTCCGCAATACAACGGATTTAACCACCAGATTAACATCTACTGCATCCATTTTGATTCTTGGTATTTTACATTCCAAATCCATAAGTCAAATTCCAGCCAAATAGAAacacttttgatgaaaaatttCCCATAACAAAGCTACTCTAAATGTACCAAAGCTGTTTGTAGTTGTACTAAAAAAATGCGCCAAAGCTGTCCAATTCAAATCAGAGAAAATAACCAAAGAGAACACATGAACAGACCAATGTCATAAAATCATAACAGTAAAGAGACAATAAATAAGAGAACCACGTAAATAAATATTGGCATTCATCTCAAACCAACTACATTAAACCACAGAACCACATAAATGAATGGATAAAACAATAAGAGAGTTGTTAATTTGGCAAAAGGCAAGAAGCGACTAGTTCAGCAGGTTTCATGTGAGGTGAAGTGGTGAACTGCTCAGCAGAAGATCAAACTATATCATTCCTGATGTTACAAGTTCATGTTCACGCAGTTGCGGATGCTAGCTTTGGCCGGTAACAAGCAAGCATGAAAGGTAACATACTCAAGTGCAACTTCTAATCAGCGCTAACCTTCTTCTCAATACTTGAGTTGCTAAGTATTATTACACCAACTATTATGAGTGAGGCACCTGCAAACCACTGTGAAACATTTTTTTGCATCAAAAAATGTGTGAATGAATAAACTGAAAACATAAAAGGCAAATAACCAACCACAGATTCTTTAGACTTTGTTTGAgccctaattttatttttcccttaGAACCAACCAATAGTTTTTCTGATTTTTAGTACAGCAAAACTATAAATTGGATCCTCTCTCTCATATGTACCCGTAATAGCAAATCATGATACTTGGTTTATCTCGATCCCACATTAAGCAGTTGGAACACACGTTACATGTAACGTAATGGATAAATAAACTGAGTGTGATATAAAAACAGAATTAAGGGTCATAATCATGAAATTGGTaccatttcaatttttagttacaAATAGGGTAATTAATATGTaaagattgaaattgaaaggaaaaaaaaaataaaaaaaatagtaactaCCTGGAAAGAGAGATGTtcatgaaagaagaagaaaccgGCTAAACCAGAAGAGATAAAATTGGTAGCGAAATTGGTGACAGTAGCttgaagagaagagagagcTTTGAGACTGTTGACATAACAACACCACATGGTTACATTGAAGAATACCACGAACCCGTACTTAATCAAGATGTGAAAGGTGAACTTAGCGAAGATGGCTGCAAGAGCGGCGTTCAATCCAGCAGATACTGCCCACGCATACCCTTTCCTTCCATTTGACGATCCTCCTCCCTCCATCTTCCTGATCACAATCGCTAACTATTTCACCCTTCCTATTTAGCTGTTGTCAACAACTATAAAACTTtcaagattgtttttttttggtacaaagattactttaattttattttaaataaaataattaacttttttttggtttgtaataaaataattaacttGTATATCaatctaaaattattttaaaaagaaattaaatgaacaaaagaaatcaaaatgatatattgAACAGAGAGTCATCTTTCAGGTACAAGCACAAGGTGTATCACAAAAGACACTCACAAGATACAAACCAACTTTCAACAACAATGAAATAAAGGAAAGTTGTTTGACACTCTCCACAAGTTGCATATGAGAACCCTGAGTGCCTCGGAAAATTCTAGCATTCCTTCCAAATTACCCAAGTTGtagcaaaccaaatcaaatgcaTGAAAGAGCGTCTAGATTTACCGTACCCTGTAGAGAAGTCGAAGAATGAAGTGATCCAAAATATGGGATGGATCCGCTGAGTGAACACAAAGCAGTTCCTAACAAGCTGCCAAAGATATCCGAAAAAAGCACAAGATGCGATTAAATGGCATTCGAATTCATGAAGACCGCAACCACTAACACAATATCGAGCCTCTACGGAATAGATTCGATTTTGAAGGCAATCGATTGCGAAACAAACGCCAAGTGAACACTGAAACCTTCAAAGGCACATCCTTCCTCCATAAAAGCCTCAGCAGTATCTGGTAATTGATATGCGTCGTATCTGTGAGCAAGCGGTAAGCACCACTAGCCGTGTAACCATTGGCTATGTCAGGGGTCCACCTCCAAGCATCAGCAGAATCAACCTGCAGCATAGCTGTTAACAATAAAAGTCTACACTCTTCTAACAGCTCCTCCTCCTACACCCAAAACTTCCTCCGCCACTTCCAAGCTTCCCCCACCCACATCCCACCCCCAATGAAACATTTATGCCACAGtagataatttattttcagataaaTCGTATAAGCTATGAAATGTCTCACAAAGTGGGACATCACTCATCCACCTATCCAACCAAAACAAGgtgatattatatatttatgtagttcttttaaccaaaaaatacatatttatgtagttcttttaatttttttaaaatatcaaagtaTAGACTTAATCTTaccctttttttataaaactcaaCACTCGCAAACACCTCTAAGGCACAATAAAGGTAGAAACTAGAAACTTTaactttatattgaaaattgtacatttcatttcttaaaaagttaaaaattgtttcttgacttttctttttattagaaaaattgaTAATATTTACTTTATCCTCTAAATTGAAGTTCGTTATTTTAGATAAAGTTctatcctcttttttttttggtcaagaagtTCTATCCTTTTTATTCACACATTATAGTAGtaacatgcaaaaaaaatgCAGTAACCCTTGCTATAAAAGTATGAACAGCTATATGGGCATCCTTCCTAGAAAACTCTTCCAAAGAGTTGAACATCTTAACTCATTTAAACTTATTTATCATATATCATGGTGGTTGATATTTATAATTGACAATTAAACAAACCCtagttattcaaataaataaaaaaattaaacagatCTTAGAAGAGGCGAACCATTCATTCACCCAAAACAGGCAAGAAAATGAAActactctaaaaaaaatgttggttcATCATCGCTTTCACAAGTTGCAAACCATTCACTGCACTTTCTAATGGTAAGCCATTAAAAGTTGGTTGGTCTTGCGCACTCttctttaattaatatacatCAAATCAACCAACCTTATGTAACGTCACAATGAagtaaaatgaaatgaaaattgtcattctataatttagatatttttatagtacaaagagagaaataaaaaaatattaattggaaggtgatgaaaatacatttttatgattcattttgttctattttattttaaacaacatAAATGAAAAAGTTGGTATAGTTTCACCTGTTCAATTTCATCTTTCAATCAATCCACATATAGCCTTTAGAACCCGATGGATAGAGATTTTTTTCCCCAGACAACTCAAAATGAAGTAAAAGAGATAACAGTGGCAATAATTTCTTCTAGATTCAGTTCAGTTTTTCTCCTAGAGCTAAACCACTAAATTAAGCAACTATCTATCATAAAAGAGATAAATTACAAGACCTCAAATGCACAAGATGTGACATAGCTATGAAGAATAAAATGGACAAAAGAAAGTAAGAATCAAAATCGATGAAAACTACATTATAATTGAATTGCAATCTGAAGTGCATAAACCTTTTGGTCAAAGAATCATCAGAGCAAAAAATACACCAATAGCAGAAATCATATACTGAAGGGTAGACACTTGCAGGTTCATACTTGCTCCAAAGGGACTTGAAGAAGGTCCAAGTGCCGTGGGAGGTAAACTCACTCCTCCAGCGCCAGAGCTGATATCAAAATAACCCATGATCAGATAAGAATTTTAAAGAGAAACAATTAGTtctaaatttaattaatcatgGATGTGTATAGATTGAGATAAGATGTATACCTTCCCGGGAATCTACAGGATCCATAACCTGAAACAAATTACGCAGTATTAAATGGTTAAATGCTCGCAAGGAAACATTTAAGTAATTATAAACTTgtcctaaaaaaaaagtgattataaaCTTTGAATGGAACATAGAGacttaaaatatcatttacttGTTCGCACAAATTTATAAGATACATTGTTGAAAAAGTCGGCTACCATTGGAGTGAATCTTTTTATGACAAATTTTTAGAGTATATCTTGTCATGTCAACAAAGGTGGTCCACAGTGGGTAAATACTTGAAAATCACTTGAAACTCCAAAGACGACTCATGTAAAAGCACAAGGTCTTCCACATCATAATGAGTAAGATGGTGACCTGATAAGTActagtttgaaaaaaaataagggaaaaTAAACGTGAGTGTATCAAAATTCAACTCATTTGTTTACCCTTGTGTTTGTCGAACCAGCACTCATCAGGTCACAATCTCACTCATTAGTCATTAGAATAAGAATGACCGTGAGCTTCTACTTACAAAGGGAAACATTAGCCTTCAATGGTATTTTATGAGCTAATCCACCATAGACCATTTATCAAAGTCGTCAACTGTAGAACCCAGTTATCTTGTCATGATAAATTTCATGTCTCTCTTCAAAAATATTTGCAAATTATTCAATGTCTTTGAAAAGAGAAATAGACACAGTTTTAACTTAATAAAGTCATGAAATTTTAATAAGACAGAATTCACCCCCCACCAATAGTTTCAGAATAATGCAATCAGTTCCAGGATGCCATAAGAAGAAATTTCTAATAGCATAGTTATGTGAAGTTTCAATAAGTTTCATGCCTAGGCCATGCGCATCAGGATCGCAAAAATACTACAACATTCccaaatctaaaaaaatgccTCGTGAAACTGGACTGAATACTGAGCCGTACagtgagaaaagaaaagaagcgTTTATTTTAGAAGCATTTTAcagcttaatttatttttagaagcATTTTACAGCTTCCTTGacttagaaaagaaaataagtcCTGCCGTCCCCTTCCTTTCAAAatcctccatccaaacatacTCTAATACAGATTTACGGGGAGATAGACCTATAGAATCAGCAAGAAAGCATGAGACGCATCCAAACAACATTAATACTAATACTGACGCAACCAGCTAGGATCTGGGCAATTTCTTCCAGACAAGTTAATAGATCATTGAAGAGTGACACACTGATATTATAACTCCGGTTCAAAATTATCAATCCATGAAACTAGATTCAGCTATAAAtgtttattatataatataatgaatGGAAAAATGAGGGAAGTACCTTCCATGTATTTGAATATCCTAAACGAGTAAAGCTAATACTAGTAAACAAAACAGCACCTATACTTGAAATAGGGTCATTATAATTCAACGAAGTGGTCCATGAGATGGCATCAGTGTCGCTATAATCATATATTCTAGAGTTCAATTATCATTGCCCCCATTATCagtaaaaatgttaaattttagtACAAGATTGGGTGGGCTTGAGCATTGCCTACACTTCAAGCCCAAACAGTGCTCCATGAGGCAGTGTTTTCACCCAACAGCGTAAGCTTTTTGGATAGTTAGCCGATGGCATGTTCAATCTAAAACGGACGCAGTTACATATATGTGACTATCTAAAGAAATAACACGGGATTTGGATTTGTTGAGGTCACGCATTCAGATAGGCAGCACATTAGTGATTGTTGGATCAAAATCGGATGGTGCAGACAGCAAGTagataatttttaaagtctaAAATACGGGAGACCCTAATATGGACCTCAATTTAAAGGGACCATTGGTGAACCTCACAAAGTGACTTATTATAGccggtcatttttttttactgtaatCAAATTAACTCTCTTACTCTTCTCTATCCCCTCTTATATGCTTCAATTGTTTCTTCACCAACGTCATTTTTGGCTCCACCACTCCATTCCCTTCCCCCAatcctctctcttctttcatatttcattttcatctttacAAACCACAAagtttagtattattatttgatgttgtttgcCTTTTTAAAGCCtccaaacaaaaattgaatcaGAGGGGATATCTGAGGTGATTGTAGTTTTTGTAGTTGTGGTTGAAATTTGAAGCTTTTGGGTGAAGGGAGTTAAAGGGACAaatgtgacattgtggttgtttgttgttgttgatgacaaaataGCCCAACAGATTACTAGTACTCTCCTAGAGACAAATCTAATTAGAAACACTCACACAAATGAAGAGGATTGACCCATTCACTAAGAGTGACGTGTATAAAGGAATGGGCAAAATAGGACGGTGTTCATAATCACAAAGGGTAATCCGAGTAATTAGGAAACGAATCGACAATGGACAGATTGAAGGTGGATAGTTGAGGTTTGAGGTTTGTTCACCAGCATAGACTAGACTTTGACATGAACCAGAGAGAAGAGATgtaaagagagaagatgaaattaAATCCAGTAATTAAGcctcaaaacaaaacataaaagatAGTGACCGGCTATAGTAAGTAAGTAACAAAGGTTCGCCAATGGTCCCTTTAAATTGAGGTCCATATTAGGGGCTCCCCTAAAATACCAAGCTTAAAATTTAGTGCGTCCAATCTTAATCCAATGGTCACCGATGTGTTCACTGCATAAATGACTGAAATTGTGACATCAAATCcaaatgtaataaaaaagaaGTAAGAATTTGTATCAACTTACTTGGATCCTTGGAAGTGATTTCGGCAGTACCATCAAAGTCGCAAGTTCCACCAACACCTTGATTTTTCTGATAATAATCATTATAAGCATATGAGGCATGGCTTTTCACATTATTGGGGAGATAGCATCGCTGTCCTTGTTGAATAGGAGCACAGTTTGCTCCGCCTTGACCACAAGCCCAGCTCAGGCCATTTTGCAGCTTATCAGTGTCTGCTCCATCTTTAGCAACACAAAATATTCCCGTAGAGTTTCCACTTCCGGTGATCTGGCCAGAAGCACCACCATAACTTAAAGGATAAACGGCACTTCCATTAGTATAGACGATGCCCCAGTTTTTTTCCGATACAGGCCCATTCCTCTTGTCTTCATTAAACAGTTCATATATATAGGTATTAATGGGTATATTTGGCTGACTAGGAGGACCGGAATCATTCAGGACCCGCTGAATCATATTATTATTGTAGGTCTCAGCATTTTCTGCAGTAGCATCGGGTTCATTTGCTCCACCAAAAGATGGCCAGCCAGTTTCTGTGACAACAACGGGTATATCTTTGAAATTTAAGGCATCTATAGAGTAATAGGTAGCATCCACCATTGCATCAAACATACTATTATAGTGATATAGTGTGTTCGGATCAACAATTTGTTTCACTGAAGGAAGGGGTCGGAAAAGAGCATATTCAAGAGGGAAAATGCCGTCTCCTTTAGTGTATCCATAGTAAGGATAGGCATTTAACATGAAGGAGGAATTCGTGTTTCTCAAAAACTGGAGGACTTGGTAGATTGTAGAGTTCCACGAAGAGTTAAAGGTGGCAGTAGAAGGTGGAAAAGGCTTAGGGATAATATCCATAGATTGGGGAGTTGAAACCTTGACACGGAAGTTAAGGTTTGCAGCAACCAGAGCTTTGTGAAGAGAATTCATGGCAGGAACGAGAACGGGAGCAACATTTGGGATTGTGGAAAGAACCTCACTGCCAACAGCTATTGCCGTGATATTGGTGGATGGTACATAGGCAACTACATTTTTATTGATCCAAGCTGCGGCTGCTGATGGAGACTCTCCAATTCTCAATACCTCCTCATTGGTGACACCAACCATTACGTCAATATTGGTTTTCGAAAGGGCTTGTAGTAAGTGAGCATTGGCGTCATAAAGACGCACGTGAGTAATTTGATTGGCTTTTAGAATAGCAACCACGTTTGAAGCAGATGGCATATCAGAGACATCGGTGCCAATGTTTACCCCCACAAAAGCACCTACAAATTCAACAAGTTCATTTAACGTAATAGACGATGAATTATCCATCATATATCTACATCCCCAAATTGCTTGCATTTGCATTGAATAAGACAAGCAGTCCTTTTAACAGTAAAATCCTTGCTTGTGACTAtaaagccaagtaaaataataaaggaaaacaaaatatgaacaaTGGTAAATGAACGCATATGCAAATTTAAGAGACTAATGGTTTGCATCCGAGATTTTGTGATATTAACCGGAAGTtagcaacataaaaaataaatcatttctcACGAAATCATTGCAAAATGAATTGGGGCCTGTTTAgaatgacttatttgagcttatctactaacataagttttgtgagactgtttgagagaacttgtgaaaacagcttatgacaattTTAACAAGCTTTTTTCGGCTTactttcataagttctccaatataacttatgaaaacaacatataacatacaaaaacaatttaactttattttatcttttctataaaaatatcttatgtaaGCTTATGCATAGCGCTTATAATGATAAACGCctgtgctataagctgcaaataagctgtttttccaAACAGGCCCGTCTAttagcataagcacttgtgacaCTGTTTGAGAGAACTTACCTAAACGGTTTATGCCatagctataagttgtttttagtttatttccataagctctctaaGATAGCTAATGAAAAGTTTAtacaaaaacagtttgactttattttaacttttattatagaaatagcttatatataagcacttatatgataaccGCTTGATTAAAAGGGATATGTATTTTACCCAATGTAGTGGTTAGCATAGCAGCAGTGAGCAACAAAACACTTGCAAGCCATTTTTTAAGCTTCATCACATCCAATAATCACCTAAACCAGCAAGTTCAGTCCAATACTTCTGCAAGGTAAAGCCCTAACTgtcaaaattcaacaataaaaatgaaatcaCAATTAAAACGGCTAAAATTATCaacatataaaaaaagattACTCAAAATTTATACATCAAAAAACAAGTAATAAAACTAGAAAAGAAGCAAGGTTCAAATGCATGTATGTGCTCTTAGCTAAAATTGATGCatatacaaaatcaaatttagtTTATCATGGTGAAAAGATAATTCTGGAATCAAGAACAATGAGAAAGGATTGGCACATTATTGtacataatttttcttaatgaaaaaaataccaCCCTCTTTTTAtacaaagttgtttttttaaatactttcttaaaataaaagagagagagaaaaacgtgaataaaaaaaattggggcaAAAGGTTaacaaaaaagaacaagaacCAAGTCAAATGAAGAAAGAAATCTAAGAACAGAAACAGAAACAGCTTTGTTTGTCATGtcaggaaaagaaaaaaacagacTGAAACGTAAACAATAGGAATGAATAAGCAAAAACTGAATGGTGGTAAACAAAAGAGATATATGAAATACCTGATCTGCAAACCCTATAAGAGTTGGTGCTATTTCAGCTCCAGTTCTGGGTTGGTTCAAGAAACACAAAACAACCCAGCAAGTATTGAGTTAACAGATTTAGATTAGATAGCAATGTGAGTGAAAGGGTTTGGAGAAATGAATAAGAAAGTTAGAGACTTTACAGTGAGAGAGATTGAAGAGGCAGACAATGTTTCTCACTTTACTGAGTCACTGGACAGTGGACACCAGTTATTACTACAAGACAAACTAACCCACCTAGATCCTTGCCCCTTCTTTGAGCCTGTtcccttttataaaaataaataaatcaatatttatatgttttttcttatagatTTAATTTACCAAGAATCTAACTAAACTAAACTCTAtgatttttaaggaaaatgcatACAGTTCCCTTCATGACAGATGTTAAAGTaacagaaataaaaattatatattgaaatttgtatcaatttaatttttaaataaatatttgttttttgtgaaaACTAGAAACTAACATGTTAGCATGACTCTATTTTtaatttggataaaaaaaaaattatctctaaaaattcatttaaatttgTTAACTAGTTTTAGCTTAAGACTTtagttcaaaaaaaagtttattactATAAGACAAACTACCCACCTAGATCCATGTAAGCTGATTaaaatgtttgataaaattaacattttaattaGCCGAAAAATGTAAATCAACGTGAAATgataattttaagaaaaaaattaggaggaaagaatatttttaattcataataaaatttatatcaattaatatttgtctttttttaatggatgtttatgatatttgataatttaggttttttaattccatttatattttgtatattattaaattaattgtttggtaaaattttattttaaatttatttcaattcaTTATGAATAAGAATGTCTTTTTACATTATCAACTCCCtctcttaaaaagaaaaacttgatgaaccgttaattttaccaaacactttaattgGTTTAATTATCACCTATAAGTCATCAATATCTATCAGCTATGAAATTTGGATACTCCAGATATGAAGACGTATCCTTATCGGATAACGATACTTCGTAGATACGTACTCACGGAgtatcataattaattattttaatttaaaatatatattttatagaatACTTATACGGTACTCAACAAATACACACAAATACTTTTAAGATATTTCACATATACGCATCcttgaaaaaaatgaatggtAAAAAAGTGAGACTCAATTATGAAAATCAATGGAGGTGTATAAGATTCAATTT from Medicago truncatula cultivar Jemalong A17 chromosome 8, MtrunA17r5.0-ANR, whole genome shotgun sequence includes the following:
- the LOC11405205 gene encoding uncharacterized protein; this translates as MEGGGSSNGRKGYAWAVSAGLNAALAAIFAKFTFHILIKYGFVVFFNVTMWCCYVNSLKALSSLQATVTNFATNFISSGLAGFFFFHEHLSFQWFAGASLIIVGVIILSNSSIEKKVSAD
- the LOC11405207 gene encoding glucan endo-1,3-beta-glucosidase 4, with the protein product MKLKKWLASVLLLTAAMLTTTLGAFVGVNIGTDVSDMPSASNVVAILKANQITHVRLYDANAHLLQALSKTNIDVMVGVTNEEVLRIGESPSAAAAWINKNVVAYVPSTNITAIAVGSEVLSTIPNVAPVLVPAMNSLHKALVAANLNFRVKVSTPQSMDIIPKPFPPSTATFNSSWNSTIYQVLQFLRNTNSSFMLNAYPYYGYTKGDGIFPLEYALFRPLPSVKQIVDPNTLYHYNSMFDAMVDATYYSIDALNFKDIPVVVTETGWPSFGGANEPDATAENAETYNNNMIQRVLNDSGPPSQPNIPINTYIYELFNEDKRNGPVSEKNWGIVYTNGSAVYPLSYGGASGQITGSGNSTGIFCVAKDGADTDKLQNGLSWACGQGGANCAPIQQGQRCYLPNNVKSHASYAYNDYYQKNQGVGGTCDFDGTAEITSKDPSYGSCRFPGSSGAGGVSLPPTALGPSSSPFGASMNLQVSTLQYMISAIGVFFALMIL